GGGGGAGGAGAATTTGCCGCAACGAGAGTGTCGATTGACAAGACATGGGCCATGGGCTTGGTCTTGTTGCAAAATCCAGAACGGCCTGCTTAAAATTCGGACCTTATTTTCCGAGCCCGTGAGGGTCAGGCTCGGCCCTGAATCTGGGCTTTTGCTGGGTTGGGCTCAGAAAGGGCAAAAAGTGGAGTACCACGAGAAACTCGAGGGCTTTCCGAATTTCTGCTCCATCAACGGCCGCCGGGGCGCCGctggttttctttcttctcgcCCAAGCcgcccccccctccccccccccaccaccaccgaaTCAGCCGCTGTTTGCTCCCGGCGCAGACCTTCAGAAGAAATAAAATTAGAAGCTGAGCCGCGGCTGCGCAGTAACTCTCCCCAAGCCACCTCCTTCTCTCGCACTGTTGGTTGGCTCGATTGGATCGGCATGGAGACGGAGGCGACGACGCCGCGGCCGGTCTGCGCGCAGGAGGCGCTGGGTCTGCTCAACTGCGCCGCCGAGAACCCCTACGACCGCGAAAAGTGCCTCTCCCTCCTCGATGCCCTCCGCGTGTGCATCCGCCAGAAGGTAATTTAGTTACTCCCAAGTCCCAAACACCTTGCTTCCGGTGGACTGTGCGCTAATGCTGCGTGGATTTATTGAGTAAATTCTTGCCGATGCAACTCTGATTTGGCATTGAATATTTTTACCTTAAGTGCCTAGCTAATTTTTGTGACGGACTGTTACAGGACTTCATAGCTCCCAGACTTCATAGTATACACATTGCATGTCAAAAATTGAAGCAAATCTCAAATCATGCGTTCTCATGCTATTATTTAATATGAGCTCCACCATCTTTAAAAAATCACATAATTCTGGTCCAGTCGAAGTGATCTCTAAATATTTTGTTGGATTGTGAAGTTACTCATTTAATGCAAAGTTGGCAGTACTTGAGGTAATTCCCCTTAGAGCAGGAAAGCAAATCCAGAAGTCTTATAATTTGTTGCAGGTGTCGGTGCATCCTGTCTGTTGGGTAGCAACTTGTATAAAAtctcttcgcaaaaaaaaaacttttatAAAATCTGCCCTTTATGTGGATATAAGCAATCTAGCATCTGCCGTTTAGGTGGATGTGAGCAATCTAGCTAGATAGCACATCAACAAATTCAACAACATTGATCTATACACccagaaggaaaaaaagacaTAGATGCGATGAATAGTAGCCCTCGGACGGTAGAATTTGCACAAAGCACTATATAGTATATACAATAAGTtatgccttttttttgtttctcattGAGCTGTTCAAATTTGGATTAGAAATTTTGGCACAAGATAAATGTTGGGTTAATGCCGTCAAATTTCTGTTTGGTATGATGTTTTGGCTGTGTATTCGGCTGGAGGCATAAATCACACCTTTGGATTTTATACTAGCTGCTCTTGTATGATGTTCTTCTCATGTTGGCTTTTTGGTTATTTCCCCCTTTATTATCATGACTCTCTGATGTTGAGCTTTAGAAATATGCAGAAAATACAGTCAGTTTGTTTCATAAAGTTGCGGCAACTGATTTTCATGTGCTTGTTTTTGGCTGTTATTTCCTCGGGGGCAATCTGATCTAATTAAATTCTTCTCTTCTGGTTTATTCCTTTTGTCTTGCAAAGTGGATTGCTCTTCCTCATGGTCTGAATTTCTTGTTAAAATTCTCTAAGTCCCTTCCTTCTCGTTTACAAATGCAGCGCGTGAAGAAATTTTCCCTGGCTGAAGCAAGCTCCACAGGCACCACTGAAGCTCCAAAAAGCAAATAGAAGCACCGAATTTTCAGGCAAAACCAAATTTCAGCAAATGTGATAGAGCGGACATGCTTCTTGATGAGGTGCTGGATCCATCGTTGTAAACCTATTGCAGATTAAAATTTCCCCACAAAAATATCACGTTGTAGTTCTTCTGACTGCAAATTTTATGTAAGTGACACTATTTGAGCAGACAAGAATGAATGTAGTTTCACTAGTGTGGCATCATGTCATATCAATAAGAAACAGATGTATCTTAACATCATGGCTACACTACTATTATGCTTGGAGGATAAACGGAATGAGATCTCAATGTTCATAGATTGCTTGGGCTCTGTTGTTTCTTGTCTTGGCAACTTCTGCCATATATATTCCTTGAGTTCAGTTTCAGGTGGCAAGCAAAGCCATGTTCTCAAGTCAAGTCCAACGTCCATTCAGATGCAAGAAAATTTGATAACATGTCCTGTATTAGATTGCATTTGCCAAGTTATTTTATCAGAGGACAAATTAGGACAGAATATTTTATCGGATCTCCTGTAGCATCATGTCTCAAGGAACGGAaactcctctcttcctctcaaCACCCACACacaggaaaaaggaaaacacgTCGCCGAAAGCGCGCCACGTTCCCTTCAGGCTCAGGGCGCCTCGGGGCGGGGGTGGTGTAGAGGAAGAGCCGTGTCGACGCGAGGCGCATCCACCTGCTTCTCCATCCTTGCCGAATCCCTGCACGGCGCGCCGCGATTTCTCCGCCCTTCGCTTTCGTAAACTAACGATAACAAttcgcccgccgcctccctcgccatggccgcggcggACGACCGAGCCACGGAgcaccctccgccgccggcagcaccCGAGCGCGCCATGGGATTCGCCgagcgcgccgtcgccgcggccggcgccgccgtcgtctccgCCGTCCTCGTCAACCCCCTCGATGTCGCCAAGGTATGCGCCGCACCACCGCGTACTGTTATACCACGCAGCACCCTCTTCTCTCTGCTCCGAGCGAAACGTACCGCCATTCACGGGTTCCTGCAGTTTTTTCGCGAGCCTTCTAGTCTAAGGCAAACAAGAGCAATGTGCTCTTTGGTTCTGAAAATGAGTACCTAGAGAGTGCGTCCTCATGGTCATGGAATTGGGGCAGAGGTGATCATTAATTGGGAGCTTGTTGTGGAGAAATCTTTGAGGCGCTCTTATCTTGCTACGAGAGTTTGGGTTGCATGTGGATATTTGTGTTGATTCAAAACCTTATTCTATCCTGCAGACGAGGTTACAGGCACAAGCTGCTGGAGTAGTCTACAATCCGGTAAGCATGCCACTTCTACACATAGTGGTTTCAGTACTCTTTCAAAATTCAGTGTATGAAGCTTCCGTGTGACAATTACTAGACCCCTTCCATATTTACCCCACACCCTGTAGGAGTGCAGAGGAAACTTAAGAAGTTTTTATTGTCCTATATGTGTTGAACGGGTCGATGAGATTGGAGACACCACATtaccaagagaaaaagaaatatttcTATACATTCATTAATCAGCAAAAGTTAACTGAGAAATACAGAAGAATCAAAGCCAAGTGTTAGATCATTTTTGTCCCCTGTAATATATATGGACAACGCACTGCTCTCCTGGTGTATACTTTGTGTTTCACCACATAAGAGAAAACAGGATAACAGGAAACAGGTTGCAGTTCTTCAAGAATTGTCTGTGGACAGACTTCCTAAACCTGGGGGAGGTGATCCTTAACGAACCGGGCTTGAGATCAAGAGATTTGGAGCTACCAGCTGCTCCTCCCTGCTTTGCCTTTGTGCATGAGTTAGTTTTCCTTATTTTTCAGTAGGTTACTTTAGTGCTCTTTTGGTTTTTTGCTTTTATTCTTTtgggttttttcttttgccctGGGTCACGGTTGCCAGTTTGTGGCATGTTAACTCGCCTTCTTGGCATTCTTCTTCTAATACAGAATGCATGCCTTAGATGtgtgttcaagaaaaaaagaactgtCATGTTTAGTTGTGTCTCAATCATTTAAAAATTGTGTGTACATAATTATTATAATAAATAAAGCATCTGCGGTACCCAATTCATTCATCATTTATGAGCTAATGATAAAATATTAACAAGTGGAAATTTTTCTGTCCTGTGGATTGCTTATATTTTTCTTGTCTGAAAAGCGCTTATGGTAGTTATTTTGGTTAATTGATTACATAAAAATATTGTCTGCTTGTTTATTTGTTTCTCTGAAATACGTTGCTCAGATATGGTCAGATTTTAGGTGCTATCCATCATGCAACCCCGGTGGACTGAAATTAAATGGGTTAGGGCCATCATGCAGTCCTGAATGCTTTCAGTATAGAGGAACAATGGATGTTTTCTATAAGATCACCAGACAGGTAAATATGCATATTGGGCATCTTTCTTCGTTGGAGCCCTTTTGGATTGGTCATCTCTTGTAATGGTTGATAAACGCCATGCAGGAAGGAATTTTTAGACTATGGAGAGGTACAGGTGCAAGCTTAGCCTTAGCTGTACCAACGGTAAATCTTTTAAGCTGATTATGCCTTAATACCCCACAGAGTTTTCCTCGCTTTACACTTAATTTGCTGTATAATTTATTCTTTCCCAGTGTATTTATATGTCCCTTTAGGTATTATTTGGTCTGTGTTGTAAACTTGAGTTTCCCTTCATCACAAATGATTGTGGGGATGCTTATAATCAGGACCAAATTACTGTCTTGCTGTGGAGTCTTGCATGTCTTTTCTTGATAAAACATAAGATACAGAAAcaaagagggaaaaaaaagtcagCACTCGTTTCTATGAAGAAAACATATGGATTTGCACAGGTAGTGCTCTTTACTCAAAAAATGGATAGATGGATGGAAAGCGTCCAttcttcaaaaacaaaaaaaaattaagaatgCTTTTAGTAGTAGATAATCTATCATACTCCGTACATCACTAGGTGTTAAGATGCTAATAGCAACAAAATGTGTGGTGAAGGTATTTTGAGGATTGGTGAAACATTTTCCATATGTGAAGATCTTTTTCCAGGAATGGTAGTGGAAATGGGCACGTCTCATCTGCACATTTATTCCAGCTGAAGCACTTCAATTGACCACAGTATCACTGATCTAGagtcttatttatttttcttatgttCTCTTGGATAAATGTCATAgactaatactccctccgatccataaaaagcgtcgcccattttgtattaagttagtacaaattttgtactaagtggacgacactttttatggatcggagggagtagaatattGGAAGtatcatatgttttgcattCGTACCTCGCTAAAATTTTGCTGTGCTCCTTCAGGTTGGCATATATCTGCCTTGTTACGATGTACTGCGCAACTGGATTGAGGAATATTCTGATCAAAGTTTTCCCAAACTTAGGCCATATGCCCCTCTTATTGCTGGCTCTATTGCAAGATCATTGGCATGCATAACTTGTTCCCCTATAGAGTTGGCAAGAACACGTATGCAGGTCAGCATATAGACTCCTCTTGTCTACAAATACCATTCTTGTAAAAGGAAAATGCATGTATGAACAATTTAAGGGGGGACTGATACGCAATTAGGCTGTTAATTCTTGTTGTCAGCAGATTGTGTATTCAAAGCTGCGAGGCATTATCAAAGCTTTTACATAGATAATGCTGTTAgacaagtaaaagaaaaagaaaatgtttacTATCTCGTGAATGAACGGTTGAAGCTATGAAAGGTTACGAGCTAGTTTCATAAGTTCAACAATATACTTCAGTTCATTTCTCAAATTTCAATACttactccgatccataaaaagtgtcaccTAGTtcatacaaaatttgtactaactcaatacaaaatgggcgacacttttgatggaccggagggagtacttggaGACAACATCATTATCAATACCTGGATAGTTGGAACATTTGAAACAGAAACTCATAACTTATTCTAGATGCAACTTATACCCATATGTCATTCTTTAGATATAATATTATACTTCTATCACATAGGCCTTCAAAGGATCAAGTGGTGGAGCAAAACCCCCTGGAATGTGGAAGACTTTGCTTGGTGTGACTTCATTGAGGCAAAGCATCAGCCACCCTGAAAATTGTATGTATGTTACTATACTGCAGTTTGTTAGCCTGTAACAGATGAACCGTCACATCATTTCATGAAATCAGCATAATTATTAAATCAGACCAACTATATTGTTCTCATAAATTTGTACAAATGAAACTTTTAGTTGCAGATTTCCCGCCATTTGTTATGACTGAGCTATGTATTTTTTACAATGCAAACAGTTCGGGGATACCACCTTCTATGGACTGGTATGGGAGCACAACTTGCACGTGATGTCCCATTTTCAGCTATATGCTGGACCGTTCTTGAACCAGTGAGCTACTCTACTAACTTTTGGtatattatatttttattagaCAACTTGGATTGAGGCAAACCTGTAGAGATAACTATTTCTTCCAGCTCTAACAACTTGCTGTACAGACTAGAAGGCACTTAATAGGATTAGTTGGTGAGCAAAGCAACACAGCAGTTATATTGGGGGCAAACTTCTCCGCGGGCTTCATTGCTGGAGTTATATCTTCTGGTGCGACCTGTCCTCTCGATGTTGCGAAGACACGCAGACAAATAGAGGCAAGCTTTGGGGCCGTGGGCTTATCTCTAGTTTCTTATACTTGTCTCTACTGAACTCTAGTTAGACTTCATCTGCACTCACTCATGTCCTTGTGCACAAAGAACTTGGAATCAGCTGCTGACAacaatgtaatttttttgtttgtttagtTACTCAAGATCCTTCACTTACTAAATTTACCATTCTCATTTCAGAAGGATCCTGCTAGGGTATTAAACATGAACACACGGCGCATACTGCTTGAGGTTTGGAGGTATCTCACATTTTCCTTCAGAAAATTCGTTGCTACATGCCCATCTTTTTTGTCAATAGAAATAGCTACTTGTGGTGAAATAGCCATTTGGTACAAAGAGCCAAGATTCTCCAACTGCCTCTAATTCTTCTCTGAGGCCTGGGGATCCATTGTTGTCTGTGttagaaaaggaaagaaaacaagaaccaGTGAAATCAAAAGAAGCACAAACAGAACCGGGATGACTAAAGCTAATACCTCCTACACGAAATGTTCTCTTCACAACAGAACATGGACTAGTAATCTTCTTTTGGGAACATGCACGCCAGTGATCAATTAGGTTTCATTATGTCCTTGCACTTCTTAATGCTGGAAAGCTATAGTCGTAGCCTCAGTTTGTGGTTGCTGAAATGTGCTAAGCATTGTAGTTGGTTAGTTAGAGGAGTCTTTACTAGTTTAACCTCAAAAAAGTTATATCAATAAATAAAAATGGTGTTTCAATCATTCTTAATGATTAATGATCCAATTTATGTTTTCTTACTGTTGACATAATTTTAGTTCGCTTGCATACACCAAGTTTTATGCACAATGACATGCATGTAACACTTTTAGATGTGGCACTTGTGCAGGAAAGAAGGTATCAACGGACTATTCAGAGGTGCAGGCCCTCGTATGGCACGAGCAGGGCCTTCGGTGGGCATTGTTGTCTCTTCATATGAAGTTGTGAAGCACATCATGCACAGAAAACATACAGAGCTATAAACTTAGATCCATCTTACATAGTTCTCAGCCGCAGTTGAGGTTTCTGATTAACCTGAACGCAATTTCATTCTCGTGAAATATGGTTTAGCAGGGCCTGCCTACCTTATCAGGGAGGTGAGGTTATGTTTTCGGTGGATTCTGTTTTTTTGTGCGACTACACAAGGCCTTCAAGATGTAAAAATTACAATAACTACGTTCAGGATTTGAGCCATGAGTAGGAACTTTGTTTGGAGCTAAATTTTCTTCAGAGCGTATGCTTCACGTCTGGGGCCTTCAAGATGTAAATTACAATAACTACGTTCAGGATTTGAGCCATGACTAGTAACTTTGTTTGGAGCTAAATTTTCTTCAGAGTGTATGCCTCACGTCTGGAGCCTTCAAGATGTAAATTACAATAACTACGTTCAGGGTTTGAGCCATGAGTAGGAACTTTGTTTGGAGCTAAATTTTCTTCAGAGCGGATGATTTTCGTCTGGAACGTCAGATTATGAGATAGGTAAAGAACAGGATCAGAACACTGGAATAAATATACCATAACAAAACTGAAACTTAGATGGTTACGTCATGATAAAAATAGCTTACAAATACAACTATAATAACCTGAACATATGTAATGCAAAACCGATTACAAAGGAACTGCATAACATCTCTTCTTATGCATGTATCTTGCAGCAAAACACAATCAACGTCTCTTCCTTCTGCCTCCCTTTtgcttccccttccccttacCCTTGCCACCTTTCTTACCCTTCCTTGCCTCCCACTCCGGTGCATCTCTGGTCGATGATGATGGTTTTGGTCCTCCCATAAGGTGCTTCACATCGAGTATACCATTCTTGAAGCGCCCTTCAGTGGCCCTCAGCACTCGGTCTTCTGGTCTAGTCTTCTGAAATTTGTCTTTCTTGTCCCGTTTCCTAAAAATCCCGAGCAGTCTCTCCTGTATAGTTATGACGTGTCACTCCTTGTTCGGAAATAAATCAAAACAaggtagtactccctccgttcctaaatataaaagATACTCTacctttgtcctaagtcaaaactTCTTAAAAGTTTTGCCAAGTTTATTGAAAACtataccaacatctacaactccaaattagttttattaaatctgtcataatatatcttcataatacacatatttgatattgtagtaTTTGTAGATGTCAGTACATTTTTCTCTacacttggtcaaactttaaactTAGACAAAGcaagaacatcttatatttggAAACAGAAGTACTTAAGTACCTCttcaattttcttttgttccctTTTCTGCTGATTCTTCATGGCTGGCTTTGCTACAGATAACGGTGTACGCTGCTTCTTAATGGCCTGTTGCAGATAAATGAAAACTTTGAGACCGCGCGAAGTTTCAAGTCAGGATATACAGGGAAACAAAGATTACCTTCCCACCCAATTCAACAACTTTACGGTTCTGTATTTGCTTCCGGTCCTTCCATGTAGAGGCACCTAAAAGGCAGCGTGCAAATGTTTGTACATGAATAAAAACTCAGGGACAAAATTTAAGCATACGAGGAGAGGCGAACTCAAATCTTGAAGAGACAAATCTACAGATAAATTGGTGAATAACAAGACTACAGAAGTCAGATAAAGTCAACTATGTCATTCAATTCACAATTATATTACTCCTCTGCTAAAGAATGAAGGCATGTCCTTTCTGAAGAATCTCCAGGAACACAAATAGAGTCAAAAGGCATTTCAGAAACAAATTGCAGTTCTTCAAAACCAAAATATAATACGCAACAAAATGGCCGAATTATTTTCGATAACCGAAAGGTTGTCTAGTGAAAAGAACTACACTATTAAACAAactatcatactccctccgtccaacaaaagatgtctcaagtttgtcaaaatttggatgtatctagacatgacttagtgtatagatgcattcaaatttagtcaaaggtgagacatcctttgttggacggaggaagtatgtctGTCTCCTCAACCAAAATCCACAAGATCCTGTCTAAGGTGGAAAGCTTATTTACATGAACTAACATTTTGCACATGTGTGTATAATAGAGAAATTTCCAATACTTCAAGATTTTGCTTCACAAATATGACATCTTGAGTTACAGAACATCCACCATGGGATCATCAAATAGATAGACCAAAACACAAACTGTCCTTTGACACGGCAGACTATGAAATtggaatcggagggagtaagataTAACACTTGTAGACAGTTTAAACATGATAACATCGCGCCGATAATGCATATAGTTACCAAAAAGCTCGACATTTTTCAACAGCTTCTCAATATCAATGTCAGGCTCATCATCAGACATGTCAGTAGATTTCTCCGGAGCTGGCTTCTGATACATATTCGTAAGACTTGATCCCTAAAGAGGAAAAAGTTCAGGGAAAAATTAGGAACTGGGGATATCTCAGAACAGACGCGCTCCAACAGATTATCAACGAAGCAGCTGCGGAAAAACCCAAAGGGCAAACCATGAAGTGGTGATACTCGCTGCTCGACGACGGCGCCTCCGCGCGGCGGGGCTTCCTGGGGCCAGATACCGACGGGTCGAAGACCACCTCGGCGGCCGCGTTGATAGGCCTTGACTTGGGCACCCCCTTCACCATCCTTCCACCTTCCTGCTCCGGCTAGTAGTGGTGCGGAAGTTAATGGCGCTCCTCGGAGTTCACGAAGCGGCGACACGGAAGCCAGTAGGAGGGATTGTGGGGTGGACGGAGGAGGGAGCCTCGAGCGTCGGGGGGATCTCACCGGTTTGGCGTCGGGCGGGAGAGgagccagcggcggcggcggcgctaagGGCTACGGGAGTTGGACCTGAGTTGAGGTATCAGTGGTTCGGTGCGTAATCCTGGCCATCGGGGCCTAGTTTTTTCGGGCCGGCCCGAGGCACGCCAGAAAATTACGGCCCACAGAACGGCACGGACCAAATCGGGCCGGGCCAGGCACGAAGCCCATCACGTGCCAGGCATTTTTCTGAGATGCGGCCCATGGGCTGGCACTGGAACGGATCTGGCACGGCACTAACAACGCGAGATCGCCCGGCACGGAACACGGAAAATAAGCTTCGGGAGGCACGATGCACGGGATTTCCTCGGAGCGGCGCACGAGCAGCGCACGAGACGGAGTTTCGGCATGCTGGGCCAGGAGCGGTCTGCGCGGCGAGAAAACAGGCCAGCGGATCCTCGTGCGGCACGAAGCCCAGAGCCAGAGCGCCCAGCAGAGCGAACGGGCCAAAACAGCCCGATTCCAGATATACAGTCCACTTCTTTAGTCTTACGAGTTCAGACAAAATTCTTCAAAATCTATTACGAAGTAGTATAACAAATAGACATCTATGGTCACAGTTTTAGCAAGTTGTGTCAGGTTgtagtttcaaaaaaaaaattgtatcagGTTGTAACGTAGGACTGCGTCCATGGTTCAATCTTGCGGGCTGACCAGGGCCAGTAGATGAATTTATGAAGTAAATATTgacacgccatgttttcacaatTGAGGCTACAAAGATACAATGTGTGTCTTAATATTTGAGAGGATTGGAAACCAAACATAAGAGAGCGCACAAATAGTAGGTTCTTATTTCCTTGGTTTAACAAAGCATTGGAGGGGACATGGGCCATCTGGCTTGCACGGTGACAACTATGTCAAAACATGTAACagtcggaattacttgtcatagatttagtacaaattttgtattccctccgattcatattacttgttaaaatattacatgtatctagacgctttttaaacatagatacgttcatatttagacaaattttagacaagtaatatggatcggagggagtactttacaTTGCCTAATGCATTTCTGCACTATTTGTATTACACACTTCCTCTTGTGTTTCCGTATTGTTTCCTACTGCGTTTTCGCACTAGTCACTATTGCCCATACGGTACCGCGTTTGTGCACTGTTTCTTATTGCATTTTTGCACTAGTTTTCACTGCACTTGCCGTATTGCATTTCTGCACCGGTTCCTATTACAATTTTATATTGCATTTTTGCACAAGTTTCCATTGCaccttttttgttgtgtttttcaCCGATTCCAACTGTATTTGTTTGGATTTGATTTTGGAAAAAATAGGACCTTGTAAAAAATAGACTAATGCTTACTGCTTGCTAGTACTTAGCCCAGTGCATAATACCACGTCAGCCTTTTCTTAAGGCTGTCACGTAAGATAATtgctgatgtggaagagagaggtGTGAAGAAAGCCATGAGCCTTCTCTTaactaagagatgatctcttcacaagaaaataaagcgAAGAAAAAGCAAATTGATATTAGATTTCACCCTTTTTTAACatttatttgattaattttattcatataTGCATTGTATGGCACTAAGAGGTGAActattgtacaacatgttttattGTCTTATCTAAATGACGTGAAACACATAAGAGAATGCGGtattatcaaccattgtacatgccctaatCCTAGAGTtgtttgccttttttttctgtggaCATTTACAATGAATTGGGGACTTcaacaaataaagaaagatGCTTAACATCACCACCTCAATTTGCACACTTTTGTTGAATGATTGTTAATGTGTTTTGATCGTCAGCAACTGGCTCGGAATAAACAACATTTATATACCAACAAGGCAAGAATTATTGAGAGATATCGTTATCAAAGGATGACAAGTGTAGGTTGCCATTCTT
The Brachypodium distachyon strain Bd21 chromosome 2, Brachypodium_distachyon_v3.0, whole genome shotgun sequence genome window above contains:
- the LOC100830920 gene encoding uncharacterized protein LOC100830920; this encodes METEATTPRPVCAQEALGLLNCAAENPYDREKCLSLLDALRVCIRQKRVKKFSLAEASSTGTTEAPKSK
- the LOC100833056 gene encoding mitochondrial carrier protein MTM1, with amino-acid sequence MAAADDRATEHPPPPAAPERAMGFAERAVAAAGAAVVSAVLVNPLDVAKTRLQAQAAGVVYNPIWSDFRCYPSCNPGGLKLNGLGPSCSPECFQYRGTMDVFYKITRQEGIFRLWRGTGASLALAVPTVGIYLPCYDVLRNWIEEYSDQSFPKLRPYAPLIAGSIARSLACITCSPIELARTRMQAFKGSSGGAKPPGMWKTLLGVTSLRQSISHPENFRGYHLLWTGMGAQLARDVPFSAICWTVLEPTRRHLIGLVGEQSNTAVILGANFSAGFIAGVISSGATCPLDVAKTRRQIEKDPARVLNMNTRRILLEVWRKEGINGLFRGAGPRMARAGPSVGIVVSSYEVVKHIMHRKHTEL
- the LOC100834896 gene encoding uncharacterized protein LOC100834896; this translates as MVKGVPKSRPINAAAEVVFDPSVSGPRKPRRAEAPSSSSEYHHFMGSSLTNMYQKPAPEKSTDMSDDEPDIDIEKLLKNVELFGASTWKDRKQIQNRKVVELGGKAIKKQRTPLSVAKPAMKNQQKREQKKIEEERLLGIFRKRDKKDKFQKTRPEDRVLRATEGRFKNGILDVKHLMGGPKPSSSTRDAPEWEARKGKKGGKGKGKGKQKGGRRKRR